The following are from one region of the Cetobacterium somerae genome:
- a CDS encoding AIR synthase family protein, producing the protein MKIGKLTISDLKDLIFNNIKNNNDKILSFGEIGSDCAAIEVGDNIVYLSTDPITGSNSGLGKLAININCNDIATEGIAPIGIMLTILAPPETKKEEIAEIMREAQQEADKLGVSIIGGHTEITAAVNKTIISATSIGIGTKDNFKKREHITAGDRLIITKGVGIEGTGIIAFEKESELLDTFSKELVDDAKALLDLTSVVKDGIIANKFSKGMHDVTEGGLLGALWESSCFYNLGVEISYEKIFIPKCTKEICNYFKINPLKLISSGTMLIVVGKNNAIPLIEKLKENNIPAFDIGEFTTSKEKVLVKNGKRLEIMPPQSDELYKVI; encoded by the coding sequence ATGAAGATTGGTAAACTTACTATTTCAGATTTAAAAGATTTAATTTTTAATAATATTAAAAATAACAATGATAAAATACTTTCTTTTGGAGAAATTGGTAGTGACTGTGCTGCTATTGAGGTTGGAGATAATATTGTTTATTTATCAACTGATCCAATTACAGGTAGTAATAGTGGTCTAGGTAAGTTGGCTATTAATATTAACTGTAATGATATTGCTACAGAGGGAATCGCTCCTATTGGAATTATGCTTACAATTTTAGCTCCTCCAGAAACAAAAAAGGAGGAAATTGCTGAAATTATGAGAGAAGCTCAGCAAGAAGCTGATAAGCTTGGTGTTTCTATAATTGGTGGACATACTGAGATTACCGCTGCAGTTAATAAAACGATAATATCTGCTACCTCAATTGGTATTGGGACAAAAGATAATTTTAAAAAAAGAGAGCACATTACTGCTGGTGATAGATTAATTATAACAAAAGGAGTTGGAATTGAAGGAACTGGTATTATTGCCTTTGAAAAAGAAAGTGAACTTCTCGATACTTTTTCTAAGGAGCTTGTTGATGATGCAAAAGCACTTTTAGATTTAACTAGTGTTGTAAAAGATGGTATTATTGCCAATAAATTCTCAAAAGGAATGCATGATGTGACTGAAGGTGGCCTTTTAGGTGCGCTTTGGGAGTCTAGCTGTTTTTATAATTTAGGCGTTGAAATTTCATATGAGAAAATATTTATACCTAAATGCACAAAAGAGATTTGTAATTATTTTAAAATTAACCCTTTAAAGCTTATATCAAGTGGAACTATGCTTATAGTAGTTGGAAAAAATAATGCTATTCCTTTAATTGAAAAATTGAAAGAAAACAACATTCCCGCTTTCGATATTGGAGAGTTTACTACTTCTAAAGAAAAAGTTCTTGTAAAAAATGGTAAGAGGTTGGAAATTATGCCTCCTCAAAGTGATGAGTTATATAAAGTTATATAG
- the rsmB gene encoding 16S rRNA (cytosine(967)-C(5))-methyltransferase RsmB: MNIKQRIIGLLSEFEKGKYSNILLNEYFSKNNLSKGERGFITEVFYGVIRNDIYLNYQLEKRTKAIKKNWIKNLLKISIYQATFMNSDDKGIAWEATELTKNKFGIPVSKFVNGVIRSYLRDKEDEIKKLKDEDKLDILYSYPRWFYEKIKKEYGDSTEQVLISLKKVPYMSIRVNILKYSEKEFETLLKELKIDIIKKVDTVYYIDSGVILHTPEFKDGKIIAQDGSSYLAAKILNPLPGEKVVDTCSAPGSKTAVLGELMNNTGEIFALDIHQHKIKIIEENLHKLGLSNVKPIKLDARKLKEQGQKFDKILVDAPCSGYGVLRKKPEALYNKNMNNVHELSTLQYEILDSAAFSLKVGGELVYSTCTIFSEENTDNIIKFLNNHKNFSVLKFDLPQNVNGHFDSIGGFLIDYTEEILDNFYIIKLRKDFE, from the coding sequence TTGAATATAAAACAAAGAATTATTGGTTTATTAAGCGAATTTGAAAAAGGAAAATATTCAAATATTCTTTTAAATGAATATTTTTCAAAAAATAATTTAAGTAAAGGAGAACGTGGTTTTATAACTGAAGTTTTCTATGGAGTTATTAGAAATGATATTTATTTAAATTACCAATTAGAAAAAAGAACTAAAGCTATTAAAAAAAATTGGATTAAAAATTTATTAAAAATCTCTATCTATCAAGCTACTTTTATGAATAGCGATGACAAAGGTATTGCATGGGAAGCAACTGAATTAACTAAAAATAAATTTGGAATACCTGTTAGCAAATTTGTCAATGGAGTTATCAGAAGTTATTTAAGAGATAAAGAGGACGAAATAAAAAAATTAAAAGACGAGGATAAACTTGATATTTTATACTCTTATCCTAGATGGTTTTATGAGAAAATAAAAAAAGAGTATGGAGATTCTACTGAACAAGTTTTAATATCATTAAAAAAAGTTCCATACATGAGTATTAGAGTAAATATTCTAAAGTACTCTGAAAAAGAGTTTGAAACTCTTTTAAAAGAATTAAAAATTGACATTATTAAAAAAGTTGATACTGTTTATTATATTGATTCAGGAGTTATATTGCATACACCTGAATTTAAAGATGGAAAAATCATTGCTCAAGATGGCTCTTCATATTTAGCTGCAAAAATTCTAAATCCTTTACCTGGAGAAAAAGTTGTAGATACATGCAGTGCTCCTGGAAGTAAAACAGCAGTTTTAGGGGAACTTATGAATAATACTGGAGAAATTTTTGCACTTGATATTCATCAGCACAAAATAAAAATAATAGAAGAAAACTTACATAAACTAGGACTTAGTAATGTAAAACCAATTAAATTAGATGCTCGTAAACTTAAAGAGCAGGGTCAAAAATTTGACAAAATTCTTGTAGATGCTCCATGTAGTGGATATGGTGTTCTTAGAAAAAAACCTGAAGCACTATATAATAAAAATATGAATAATGTTCATGAATTATCTACACTACAGTACGAAATTCTTGATTCTGCAGCTTTCTCATTAAAAGTTGGCGGAGAACTTGTATATAGTACTTGCACTATATTTTCTGAAGAAAATACAGATAATATCATTAAATTTTTAAATAATCATAAAAATTTCTCTGTTTTAAAATTTGACCTTCCTCAAAATGTAAACGGACATTTTGATTCAATTGGAGGTTTCTTAATTGATTATACTGAAGAAATTTTAGATAATTTTTATATTATTAAACTAAGAAAGGATTTTGAATAA
- a CDS encoding O-methyltransferase: MLDELKEANEYVVSKIEEKDPLILEMEAFAIENNVPIVTKEVAKYLDFLTSSHNFKNILEIGTAIGYSGTIMGRVAKKNGGKLTTIEIDEIRYNQALENFKKGELLDSVNLILGDGVEEVKKLNEKFDFIFIDASKGHYMEFFTDSFERLTDDGMIFIDNIMFRGYLYKEYPKRFKTIVRRLDEFITYLSKNHNFVLLPFGDGIGLVRK; encoded by the coding sequence ATGTTAGACGAATTAAAAGAAGCTAATGAATATGTTGTTAGCAAAATAGAGGAAAAGGATCCTTTAATCTTAGAGATGGAAGCCTTTGCAATTGAAAATAATGTACCTATTGTTACAAAAGAAGTTGCTAAATATCTTGATTTTTTAACTTCTAGTCACAATTTTAAAAATATACTTGAAATAGGAACTGCTATTGGATACTCTGGAACTATTATGGGAAGAGTTGCAAAAAAAAATGGTGGTAAATTAACAACTATCGAAATTGATGAAATTAGATATAATCAAGCTCTTGAAAACTTTAAGAAAGGAGAGCTTTTAGATTCAGTTAATCTAATTTTAGGAGATGGTGTTGAGGAAGTTAAAAAACTTAATGAAAAGTTTGACTTTATTTTTATAGATGCTTCTAAGGGACACTATATGGAATTTTTCACTGATTCTTTTGAGAGACTTACTGATGATGGGATGATTTTTATTGATAATATAATGTTTAGAGGTTATCTTTATAAAGAATATCCAAAAAGATTTAAAACAATTGTAAGAAGACTTGATGAGTTTATAACTTATCTTTCTAAAAATCACAATTTCGTTTTACTTCCATTTGGAGATGGAATTGGTCTTGTTCGTAAATAA
- a CDS encoding FUSC family protein, which translates to MEKEYNETLNKSLKISISVFWCVFLLKVLFNVNPFYAAIAAVSCLQGTIKDSFKVGVERVIGTIFGGVVGLFAIYFITTEANDFKGSLIMALSMIIIIFGCTYILKKPASSTIACIVFLGIATNMEGRDPYFWAGKRILTTIVGVIIALVWNWILSGEYKSLKKRKRV; encoded by the coding sequence ATGGAAAAAGAATATAATGAAACCTTAAATAAAAGCTTAAAAATATCTATTTCTGTTTTCTGGTGTGTTTTTTTATTAAAAGTGTTATTTAATGTAAATCCATTTTATGCTGCTATAGCAGCAGTATCTTGCTTACAAGGGACAATAAAAGATTCTTTTAAAGTTGGTGTAGAAAGAGTAATCGGAACTATCTTTGGTGGTGTAGTAGGATTGTTTGCAATCTACTTTATAACAACAGAAGCTAATGATTTTAAAGGAAGTTTAATAATGGCTTTATCCATGATTATAATAATTTTTGGATGTACTTATATTTTGAAGAAGCCAGCGTCAAGCACAATAGCATGTATTGTTTTCTTAGGTATAGCAACTAATATGGAAGGGAGAGATCCTTACTTTTGGGCTGGAAAAAGAATTCTAACCACTATAGTAGGAGTTATTATAGCTTTGGTTTGGAATTGGATATTAAGTGGTGAGTACAAAAGTTTAAAAAAAAGAAAAAGAGTTTAA
- a CDS encoding MBL fold metallo-hydrolase, which yields MKIKAFPLGSYMTNCYLVWNDNNEASLFDCSDSRLENIVSFIKDHNLTLKNVILTHGHGDHIGGINEIKHLFPNVHIYIGKEEEKFLTDASLNLSYAIQGYDFVYTGDFTPIKEGDSIFGFEVIDTPGHTIGSKCFYNKESNFMISGDTLFRRSYGRYDLPTGNLSQLQRSLKKICETYPEDTIVYSAHTEPTILGEEKRVLKSQGMF from the coding sequence ATGAAAATTAAAGCCTTTCCTTTGGGAAGCTATATGACGAACTGCTATTTGGTTTGGAATGACAACAATGAAGCTTCTCTTTTTGATTGTAGTGATTCTAGATTAGAAAATATTGTATCTTTTATAAAAGATCATAATTTAACTCTAAAAAATGTTATTCTTACCCATGGTCACGGTGATCATATTGGTGGAATAAATGAAATAAAACATCTTTTTCCTAATGTTCACATTTATATTGGAAAAGAGGAAGAAAAATTTTTAACTGATGCATCCTTAAACTTGTCTTATGCTATTCAAGGATATGATTTTGTATATACAGGTGATTTTACTCCTATAAAAGAGGGAGATTCTATTTTTGGTTTTGAAGTTATTGATACTCCTGGTCATACAATTGGTTCTAAATGTTTTTATAACAAAGAATCTAATTTTATGATTTCTGGGGATACACTATTCAGAAGAAGTTATGGTAGATATGATTTACCTACTGGTAACTTATCACAATTACAAAGAAGTTTAAAAAAGATTTGTGAAACTTATCCAGAAGATACTATAGTGTATAGCGCCCATACTGAACCTACTATTTTAGGTGAGGAAAAAAGAGTATTAAAATCCCAAGGAATGTTTTAG
- a CDS encoding NAD(P)/FAD-dependent oxidoreductase, translating to MENKVYDVVIIGAGPAGLTAALYAGRSNLSVLVIEKPNTGSLLMAHKIENYPGILGSPTGKDIYTLMKEQTLKYNVEFVNATFLAFDLFGEHKIIKTDIENFLGKTVIIASGWAKNGSKKLPGEEKYLGKGVSYCATCDGAFTRNMTVSLFGKGKEIAEEALFLTKYSKEIHMFITDNCDDSCDKALMETLKANEKVKMYYSSELVEIKGDEFVEEVIVKINGTHETYPTQFAFLYLGTKSLKELYGEVASLDEHGYIITNEAMHTSIEGIYAAGDVRSKHIRQVTTATSDGTIAALEAIKHVLKKHNLKAQYS from the coding sequence ATGGAAAACAAAGTTTATGATGTTGTTATTATCGGTGCTGGACCAGCTGGTCTAACTGCAGCACTTTATGCTGGAAGATCTAATCTTTCAGTTTTAGTTATTGAGAAGCCGAATACTGGAAGTCTTCTTATGGCCCATAAAATAGAAAACTATCCTGGTATTTTAGGATCACCTACTGGAAAAGATATCTATACTCTAATGAAAGAGCAAACACTTAAATACAATGTTGAATTTGTCAATGCTACATTTTTAGCATTTGATTTATTTGGAGAACATAAAATTATAAAAACAGATATCGAAAATTTCCTAGGAAAAACTGTTATAATTGCAAGTGGATGGGCAAAAAATGGATCGAAAAAACTTCCTGGAGAAGAAAAGTATCTAGGAAAAGGAGTTTCTTACTGTGCAACTTGTGATGGTGCTTTTACAAGAAATATGACTGTTTCTCTTTTTGGAAAAGGTAAAGAAATTGCTGAAGAAGCTTTATTTTTAACAAAATATTCAAAAGAGATTCATATGTTTATAACTGATAACTGTGATGACAGTTGTGATAAAGCTCTTATGGAAACATTAAAAGCCAACGAAAAAGTTAAAATGTATTATTCAAGTGAACTAGTTGAAATTAAGGGAGATGAATTTGTTGAGGAGGTTATTGTTAAAATCAATGGTACTCATGAAACTTATCCTACTCAATTTGCTTTCTTATACCTAGGAACAAAATCGCTTAAAGAACTTTATGGTGAAGTAGCATCTTTAGATGAACACGGTTACATTATTACTAATGAAGCTATGCATACATCTATTGAAGGAATATATGCTGCTGGAGATGTTAGATCTAAACATATCAGACAAGTTACTACAGCTACATCAGATGGTACAATTGCTGCCTTAGAAGCGATTAAACATGTTTTAAAGAAACATAATTTAAAAGCACAATATAGCTAA
- a CDS encoding glutamine synthetase III family protein, translating into MNNMLEIFGQFCFTEDKLKSRIPESYFKEFKKVQNGEKELSIELADSIANAVKNWATENGATHFTHWFQPLTELTAEKHDSFISMSSDGTCVSQFSGKELIKGEADTSSFPNGGVRSTFEARGYTAWDCKSPMFLRGEGLSKSLYIPTAFIGYNQMALDKKVPLLRSIDFISEQALRLKKILDPKSNVTSITNTLGLEQEYFLIEKKFWEKRQDLMLSGRTIFGSLPPKGQELNDHYYGSIKEKVEKVMNEIDTELWKIGIMAKTKHNEVAPNQFEIALMFTTANVAVDQNQLTMDIIKKVADRHKLSALLHEKPFKGVNGSGKHCNWSLSTNLGENLLDPSSLSKNNLQFLVFLTAVLEGIDRYEDVLRASCATPGNDHRLGGHEAPPAIISVFIGEELEEILKNIGKIVPVNEAQENMEFGVKNFTKIPKDISDRNRTSPFAFTGNKFEFRMPGSSASASTPTFIINTIIGTIIKEYADYLEGRDSKNLKKDIIELIKDRYEKHKRIIFNGNGYDESWRIEAEKRGLKNLKNTLEGLKIYRQENIVELFKNAKVLSPEELEARYMVYCERYIKQVNIEGSSMVRIARNEIYPALMEYAAKISNSILALREVLGDDEFLIADKAHLVKLLAGKNRLKDYLAQLESQLVVANEIEDLYEKVVYLNKEIIPLLKCLRDIIDLLEHQVEKKVWPVPTYEDMLFKL; encoded by the coding sequence ATGAACAACATGCTGGAAATTTTTGGACAATTTTGCTTTACAGAGGATAAATTAAAAAGCAGAATACCAGAATCGTATTTTAAAGAGTTTAAAAAAGTTCAAAATGGAGAGAAAGAGTTATCTATAGAACTTGCTGACTCAATAGCAAATGCAGTTAAAAATTGGGCTACTGAAAATGGAGCTACACATTTTACACACTGGTTTCAACCATTGACAGAATTGACTGCTGAAAAGCATGATTCATTTATTTCTATGTCGTCTGATGGAACTTGTGTTTCGCAATTTTCTGGGAAGGAGCTTATAAAGGGTGAAGCTGACACATCATCATTTCCAAATGGAGGAGTTAGATCAACTTTTGAAGCAAGAGGATACACAGCGTGGGATTGTAAATCACCAATGTTTTTAAGAGGAGAGGGATTATCTAAATCACTATATATTCCAACAGCTTTTATTGGATATAATCAGATGGCATTAGATAAAAAAGTACCTTTATTAAGATCGATAGACTTTATATCAGAGCAAGCACTAAGATTAAAAAAGATACTAGACCCTAAATCAAATGTAACGTCAATAACGAACACTCTAGGATTAGAGCAAGAGTATTTTTTAATAGAGAAGAAATTTTGGGAAAAACGTCAAGATTTAATGCTTTCAGGTAGAACAATATTTGGATCTTTACCACCAAAAGGTCAAGAGTTAAATGATCATTATTATGGAAGTATAAAAGAAAAAGTTGAAAAAGTAATGAATGAGATAGATACGGAATTATGGAAAATAGGCATAATGGCAAAAACAAAACATAATGAAGTAGCTCCCAATCAGTTTGAAATTGCATTGATGTTTACAACAGCAAATGTAGCTGTTGATCAGAATCAATTGACTATGGATATAATAAAGAAGGTTGCAGATAGACATAAATTAAGTGCATTATTACATGAGAAACCATTTAAAGGAGTTAATGGTTCTGGAAAACATTGCAACTGGTCATTATCAACAAATTTGGGAGAAAACTTATTAGATCCATCTTCTTTATCAAAAAATAATCTTCAGTTTTTAGTATTTTTAACAGCAGTTTTAGAGGGAATTGATAGATATGAAGATGTCTTGAGAGCTTCTTGTGCGACTCCTGGAAATGACCATAGATTAGGTGGACACGAAGCACCACCTGCAATAATTTCGGTTTTCATAGGGGAAGAGTTAGAAGAAATATTAAAAAATATAGGAAAAATAGTTCCTGTAAACGAAGCACAAGAAAATATGGAGTTTGGTGTAAAAAACTTCACAAAAATACCAAAAGATATATCAGATAGAAATAGGACATCACCTTTTGCATTTACAGGAAATAAATTTGAGTTTAGAATGCCAGGTTCAAGTGCATCGGCATCGACACCAACATTTATAATAAATACAATTATTGGAACTATAATAAAAGAATATGCTGATTATTTAGAAGGAAGAGATTCTAAGAACTTAAAAAAGGATATAATCGAACTTATAAAAGATAGATATGAAAAACATAAAAGAATTATATTCAATGGAAATGGTTATGATGAAAGCTGGAGAATTGAAGCGGAAAAAAGAGGTTTGAAAAATTTAAAAAATACACTAGAAGGATTGAAAATATACAGACAAGAGAATATAGTAGAATTATTTAAAAATGCTAAGGTATTGTCGCCAGAAGAGCTGGAGGCAAGATATATGGTTTATTGTGAGCGTTATATTAAACAAGTTAATATCGAAGGAAGCTCAATGGTTAGAATAGCTAGGAATGAGATATATCCAGCTTTAATGGAATATGCAGCTAAGATATCAAATAGTATCTTAGCATTGAGAGAAGTTTTAGGAGATGACGAGTTCTTGATAGCTGATAAAGCTCATTTAGTAAAACTATTAGCTGGAAAAAATCGTTTAAAAGATTACTTAGCTCAATTAGAGTCACAACTTGTAGTAGCTAATGAAATTGAAGATTTATATGAAAAAGTAGTTTATTTAAATAAAGAAATAATCCCATTACTTAAATGTTTAAGAGATATTATTGATTTATTAGAGCATCAAGTTGAAAAGAAAGTTTGGCCTGTACCAACTTACGAAGATATGTTATTTAAATTATAA
- a CDS encoding IclR family transcriptional regulator: protein MEGKTIQSIQRAIDIMNCFNENVHELSLKEISEKVNLSKSTVHGIVSTLLKNSYLEQNEKNSNYSLGPAFIEKSFIVNEDVLIKNIGHKYLVKISEEFSVTVNLFLFKREHLKLIDRVQSDSMYYTISTSITKIPLNASASGKLALAYSKDVNIDKIFSKNLLYKYTNSTIIDRETLIEEIYKIREDGYSLERSEVELGIYCISVPIFKVNNVFVGTASIMATREKLMNILPKLAPKMVAMSKKISFELGAREE, encoded by the coding sequence ATGGAAGGGAAAACTATACAATCTATCCAAAGAGCAATAGATATAATGAACTGCTTTAATGAAAATGTGCATGAACTTTCATTAAAAGAGATTAGTGAAAAGGTTAATCTAAGTAAAAGTACTGTACATGGAATTGTATCAACACTTTTAAAAAACTCGTATTTAGAGCAAAATGAAAAAAATAGCAACTATTCATTAGGACCAGCCTTTATAGAAAAAAGCTTTATTGTAAATGAGGATGTTTTAATAAAGAATATTGGGCATAAGTATTTAGTAAAGATATCAGAAGAGTTTTCAGTGACCGTGAATTTATTTTTATTTAAGAGAGAGCATTTAAAATTAATTGATAGAGTACAATCTGACTCGATGTATTATACAATTAGTACATCGATAACTAAAATTCCTTTAAATGCATCAGCTTCTGGAAAGTTGGCATTAGCATATTCTAAGGATGTAAATATTGATAAAATATTTAGTAAAAATCTATTATACAAATATACAAATAGTACAATAATAGATAGAGAAACATTGATAGAAGAGATTTATAAGATTAGAGAAGATGGATATTCTTTAGAGCGATCAGAGGTTGAATTAGGAATTTATTGTATATCAGTTCCAATTTTTAAAGTTAATAATGTTTTTGTTGGAACAGCATCAATAATGGCAACAAGAGAAAAATTAATGAATATTTTACCTAAATTGGCACCAAAGATGGTTGCTATGAGTAAAAAAATATCGTTCGAATTAGGAGCACGAGAGGAGTGA
- a CDS encoding CvfB family protein, which yields MVKVGKRQTMKINNFSSKGAHLDAGTGDSKDNILLPNNELEGKVLDIGDELDVMIYRDSEDRLTATLRKTALTVGTIGKLYVTDTNEKLGAFLDWGLKKELLLPHAQMVGEVKPGDEVLVGIYEDSKGRLSATMKIYSFLMPNKDYQKNDFVEGTVYRINPEIGVFVAVDNRYFGLIPNSECFKKFYVGEEIQARVIRVREDGKLDLAMRELAFVQMDKDAESILGKMKILKTHFRFNDDSSPEAIKEYFGISKKAFKRAIGKLLKEGKIEKTEEGFFRLK from the coding sequence ATGGTAAAAGTAGGAAAAAGACAAACAATGAAGATTAATAACTTCAGCAGCAAAGGAGCACATTTAGATGCAGGAACAGGAGACTCAAAAGATAATATTCTTCTGCCTAACAATGAGTTAGAGGGTAAAGTTTTAGATATTGGTGATGAGCTAGATGTAATGATATATAGAGACTCGGAAGATAGATTAACAGCAACTTTAAGAAAAACAGCTTTAACAGTTGGAACAATAGGAAAGCTTTATGTAACAGATACAAATGAAAAATTGGGAGCATTCTTAGATTGGGGATTAAAAAAAGAGTTACTATTACCACATGCCCAAATGGTAGGAGAAGTTAAACCAGGAGATGAGGTTTTAGTTGGAATATATGAGGATAGTAAAGGAAGACTATCTGCAACAATGAAAATATATAGCTTTTTAATGCCAAATAAAGATTATCAAAAAAATGATTTTGTAGAAGGTACAGTATATAGAATTAATCCTGAGATTGGTGTTTTCGTAGCAGTGGACAATAGATATTTTGGATTAATTCCAAATAGTGAGTGTTTTAAAAAGTTCTACGTAGGTGAAGAGATTCAAGCTAGAGTTATCAGAGTTAGAGAGGATGGAAAGTTAGACTTAGCAATGAGAGAGCTAGCTTTTGTTCAGATGGATAAAGATGCAGAAAGTATTTTAGGAAAAATGAAGATATTAAAAACACACTTTAGATTTAATGACGATAGTTCACCAGAAGCTATAAAAGAGTATTTTGGAATAAGTAAAAAAGCTTTCAAAAGAGCTATAGGAAAACTTTTAAAAGAGGGGAAAATTGAAAAAACTGAAGAAGGATTCTTTAGATTAAAATAA
- a CDS encoding alanine:cation symporter family protein: MGFIDSLLSPLKTAVSALNGFLWGDIILFNVGEANIGSVPGMFLEIFEEAFGARQIVAGGFGAVLMQGVKRGLFSNEAGSGSAPCAAAAADGDHPVEQGLIQALGVFIDTLVVCSCTAFTMLLAPQSIRDGKMGMDLLQSCMDYHIGSIGTPLVAVILFLFSFSTFLGILFYARSNVAFLFGDKMKAQDAYKILALIMMFVGGMAQYLFVWELGDLGVALMTVFNIIAIVPMSKIALDSLDDYEEIYIKNNKTVLLEKE, translated from the coding sequence ATGGGGTTTATAGATTCATTATTATCACCGTTGAAAACAGCAGTTAGTGCATTGAATGGGTTTTTATGGGGTGATATAATATTATTTAATGTTGGTGAAGCAAATATTGGTTCAGTTCCAGGAATGTTTTTAGAAATTTTTGAAGAGGCTTTTGGTGCTAGACAAATAGTTGCAGGAGGATTTGGAGCAGTATTAATGCAAGGAGTAAAAAGAGGTTTGTTTTCAAATGAAGCTGGAAGTGGTTCAGCTCCATGTGCAGCGGCAGCGGCAGATGGAGATCATCCCGTAGAACAAGGGTTAATTCAAGCTTTAGGTGTGTTTATAGATACTTTAGTTGTTTGTAGTTGTACGGCATTTACAATGCTTCTAGCACCACAATCAATTAGAGATGGAAAAATGGGGATGGATTTACTTCAAAGTTGTATGGATTATCATATAGGAAGTATTGGAACACCTTTAGTTGCAGTAATATTATTCTTATTTAGTTTTAGTACATTTTTGGGAATATTATTCTATGCAAGATCTAATGTAGCATTTTTATTTGGTGATAAAATGAAAGCTCAAGATGCATATAAAATTTTAGCATTAATTATGATGTTTGTAGGTGGAATGGCTCAGTATCTGTTTGTATGGGAATTAGGAGACTTGGGAGTGGCATTAATGACAGTATTTAATATCATTGCAATAGTTCCAATGTCTAAAATAGCATTAGATTCTTTAGATGATTATGAAGAAATTTACATTAAAAATAATAAAACAGTATTATTAGAAAAAGAGTAA